A stretch of the Mesorhizobium huakuii genome encodes the following:
- a CDS encoding aspartate aminotransferase family protein, with product MVSAPALSPATIAKPDLISVEQAKAMDVARMTDLFKAHLNPGQLHFMKLLGFHKIKIERAEGMFYIDQNGRKILDFFGGFGSLAFGHNHPRILEARKKFQEEKRQEIAIAFMSQYAAALAHNIAKCSPGDLDMVFLGSSGSEAMEAAVKLAERAAGPKRPKVVYAENSFHGKTKGVLGITDGQLYRADFKMANNTVRIPFGDIEAVERLFRSDPEVGVIVLETIQGGGGIIQAPAEYWQKLRALCDQYGVLWVADEVQCGYGRSGRFYAFEHYGVVPDVTALAKSLGGGKAAVGAMIARRDVYMKAYGTPKTAMIHAMATFGGMGEACVTSIEGLNVLYDEGLIDNAAVTGDYLLARLQALKDKYPKIIKDVRGKGFMVGLEFHDFSQTLPMVLRPIVSVLDDKLKGSLSGFVGALLLRDYDVLVAFTEYNRNVIRLEPPLICQREHVDRFVDAFDSLLSRGIVSIVKDFVKSQVR from the coding sequence ATGGTGAGCGCGCCGGCGCTGTCGCCCGCTACCATCGCCAAGCCCGATCTGATCAGCGTCGAGCAGGCCAAGGCGATGGACGTCGCCCGCATGACCGACCTGTTCAAGGCGCATCTCAACCCTGGCCAGCTGCATTTCATGAAGCTGCTCGGCTTCCACAAGATCAAGATCGAGCGCGCCGAGGGCATGTTCTACATCGACCAGAACGGTCGCAAGATCCTCGATTTCTTCGGTGGCTTCGGTTCGCTGGCCTTCGGCCACAACCATCCGCGTATCCTCGAAGCGCGCAAAAAATTCCAGGAGGAGAAGCGCCAGGAAATCGCCATCGCCTTCATGTCGCAATACGCGGCAGCGCTCGCACACAATATCGCCAAATGCTCGCCCGGCGATCTCGACATGGTGTTTTTGGGCTCGTCCGGCTCCGAAGCGATGGAAGCGGCGGTGAAGCTCGCCGAACGCGCGGCGGGGCCGAAGCGGCCGAAGGTGGTCTATGCCGAAAATTCCTTCCACGGCAAAACCAAGGGCGTGCTGGGCATCACCGACGGCCAGCTCTACCGTGCCGACTTCAAGATGGCCAACAATACGGTGCGCATTCCGTTCGGCGATATCGAGGCCGTCGAGCGCCTGTTCCGATCCGATCCGGAGGTCGGCGTCATCGTGCTCGAAACCATCCAGGGCGGCGGCGGCATTATCCAGGCACCAGCCGAATACTGGCAGAAGCTGCGTGCGCTCTGCGACCAGTATGGCGTGCTGTGGGTGGCCGACGAAGTGCAGTGCGGCTACGGCCGCTCGGGCCGCTTCTATGCCTTCGAACATTACGGCGTGGTTCCCGACGTGACTGCGCTGGCGAAGTCGCTTGGCGGCGGCAAGGCAGCGGTCGGCGCGATGATCGCCAGGCGAGATGTCTACATGAAGGCCTATGGCACGCCAAAGACGGCGATGATCCATGCCATGGCCACCTTTGGCGGCATGGGCGAGGCCTGCGTCACCTCGATCGAGGGCCTCAACGTGCTCTATGACGAGGGGCTGATCGACAACGCCGCCGTTACCGGCGATTATTTGCTCGCGCGCCTGCAGGCGCTTAAGGACAAATATCCGAAGATCATCAAGGATGTGCGCGGCAAAGGCTTTATGGTCGGCCTTGAGTTCCACGACTTCTCGCAGACCTTGCCGATGGTGCTGCGCCCGATCGTAAGCGTGCTCGACGACAAGCTGAAGGGCTCGCTGTCCGGCTTCGTCGGCGCACTGCTCTTGCGCGACTACGACGTGCTCGTCGCCTTCACCGAATACAACCGCAACGTCATCCGGCTCGAGCCGCCGCTGATCTGCCAGCGCGAGCATGTCGACCGCTTCGTCGATGCCTTCGACAGTCTTTTGTCGCGCGGCATCGTGTCGATCGTGAAGGATTTCGTCAAAAGCCAAGTCCGTTAA
- the thiO gene encoding glycine oxidase ThiO → MRVLVKGAGVAGLTAAFELAIRGAAVTVVETRHGLGGNASWFAGGMLAPWCERESAEQPVLDIGRDTADWWDAVLPGQVTRAGTLVVAAPRDAGELDRFASRTSGHRRVDEDEIALLEPDLAGRFRRGLLFPDEAHLDPRQAMAALHDKLVAMGVEFRFGADAQPVSGFEWQIDCTGMAAADDRLRGVRGEMLILRTPDISLSRPVRLLHPRLPLYAVPRTDQRFMIGATMIESQSAGPVTARSMMELLGAAYALHQAFGEAEVVETGVGVRPAFPDNLPRVETSGDIVAINGLYRHGFLLAPAMARQAADLVFSQDRTRELAHETDRQRRSA, encoded by the coding sequence ATGAGGGTTCTGGTCAAAGGGGCTGGCGTCGCCGGCCTCACCGCCGCCTTCGAACTCGCGATCCGAGGCGCGGCGGTGACCGTGGTCGAGACCCGGCATGGCCTCGGCGGCAATGCATCGTGGTTTGCCGGCGGCATGCTGGCGCCATGGTGTGAGCGAGAAAGCGCCGAGCAGCCGGTGCTGGATATCGGACGCGACACCGCTGACTGGTGGGATGCGGTGCTGCCGGGTCAGGTGACACGGGCCGGAACGCTGGTCGTGGCCGCCCCGCGTGATGCTGGCGAGCTCGACCGGTTCGCCAGTCGCACGTCGGGGCATCGGCGTGTCGATGAAGACGAAATTGCGCTCCTGGAGCCCGACCTCGCCGGCCGCTTCCGGCGCGGATTGCTGTTTCCCGATGAGGCTCATCTCGACCCGCGCCAGGCGATGGCAGCACTTCATGACAAGCTCGTGGCCATGGGCGTCGAATTCCGCTTCGGGGCCGACGCCCAGCCTGTTTCCGGTTTCGAATGGCAGATCGACTGCACGGGAATGGCAGCAGCCGATGACAGGCTGCGCGGCGTTCGCGGCGAAATGCTGATCCTGCGCACGCCTGACATCTCGCTGTCGCGCCCGGTCCGGCTGCTGCATCCGCGCCTTCCGCTTTATGCGGTGCCGCGCACTGACCAGCGTTTCATGATCGGCGCAACGATGATTGAAAGCCAGTCCGCCGGACCGGTCACGGCGCGTTCCATGATGGAGCTGTTGGGTGCTGCCTATGCCCTCCACCAGGCCTTTGGCGAAGCCGAGGTCGTTGAAACCGGTGTCGGCGTTCGTCCGGCCTTTCCCGATAATCTGCCGCGCGTCGAAACGAGCGGAGACATCGTTGCAATCAATGGGCTTTACCGCCATGGCTTTCTTCTCGCCCCCGCCATGGCGCGCCAGGCTGCCGACCTGGTTTTCAGCCAAGACAGAACCAGGGAGCTTGCTCATGAAACTGACCGTCAACGGCGAAGCGCATGA
- a CDS encoding FkbM family methyltransferase yields the protein MSSLSSLARIALSLGLPSSLLDRGPSLRGTKFLARAALKARFGGAGQPFQMVNVGACDGALFDDVTPWLHRISGARAMLVEPIPYNQKRLRANYPDTNRFIIEPVAVTKAKGTITVHTFDAAALEAGTLPIEFIGCSSVTDTNLMSGKNAWGEADANFNKFAPHLKDIEVPSETLQTLLDRNGISHIDAFLVDCEGADWIVFEQLDLKRYRPGMIKVEVGALPAPEIGQVVVKLKTAGYQVGFQAEDIWAFA from the coding sequence ATGAGTTCGCTATCCAGTCTGGCGCGCATCGCCTTGTCGCTCGGTCTTCCTTCGAGCCTGCTCGACCGCGGGCCGTCGCTGCGCGGTACGAAATTCCTTGCCAGGGCGGCGCTGAAGGCACGCTTCGGTGGGGCAGGGCAGCCGTTCCAGATGGTCAATGTCGGCGCTTGCGACGGCGCGCTGTTCGACGACGTCACGCCATGGCTGCACAGGATATCCGGCGCCCGCGCCATGCTGGTCGAGCCGATCCCGTACAATCAGAAGCGGCTGCGCGCCAACTATCCCGACACGAATCGCTTCATCATCGAGCCGGTGGCCGTCACCAAGGCGAAAGGCACGATCACCGTCCACACCTTCGATGCCGCCGCGCTCGAGGCGGGCACGCTGCCGATCGAGTTCATCGGCTGCTCCTCGGTTACCGACACCAATCTGATGTCAGGCAAGAACGCCTGGGGCGAGGCCGACGCGAACTTCAACAAATTCGCGCCACACCTGAAAGACATCGAGGTGCCCTCGGAAACGCTGCAGACCTTGCTCGATCGCAACGGCATCAGCCACATCGATGCCTTCCTCGTCGATTGCGAAGGCGCCGACTGGATCGTCTTCGAACAACTCGACCTCAAACGCTATCGTCCGGGCATGATCAAGGTCGAGGTTGGTGCGTTGCCGGCCCCGGAGATCGGCCAGGTCGTGGTCAAACTGAAGACGGCGGGTTACCAGGTCGGCTTCCAGGCCGAGGATATCTGGGCCTTCGCCTGA
- the thiC gene encoding phosphomethylpyrimidine synthase ThiC, translating into MNALTPAVSTGPLPASRKIHKSGVLHPHIRVPMREISVHPTAGEPPVTVYDPSGPYTDPTVETSIENGLARLRHEWITARGDVEAYDGRHVRPEDNGFAVGERLTPEFPVRNRPLRAKAGKAVTQLAYARAGIITPEMEFVAIRENLGREIMRGKLPRDGESFGAAIPDFVTPEFVRDEVARGRAIIPANINHPESEPMIIGRSFLVKINANIGNSAVTSSMAEEVEKMVWAIRWGADTVMDLSTGRNIHNIRDWIVRNAPVPIGTVPLYQALEKVGGIAEDLTWEVYRDTLIEQAEQGVDYFTIHAGVRLHYIPLTVDRVTGIVSRGGSIMAKWCLHHHRESFLYEHFAEICDICRAYDVSFSLGDGLRPGSIADANDAAQFAELETLGELTQIAWAKDCQVMIEGPGHVPMHKIKENMDKQLAVCGEAPFYTLGPLTTDIAPGYDHITSGIGAAMIGWFGTAMLCYVTPKEHLGLPDRNDVKIGVITYKIAAHAADLAKGHPAAKVRDDALSRARFEFRWEDQFNLSLDPETARSFHDQTLPKEAHKVAHFCSMCGPKFCSMRISHDIRAEAQKEGMAAMAAKYREGGDLYMPADKTGVPLMPEVPEPS; encoded by the coding sequence ATGAATGCCCTCACCCCAGCCGTCTCGACGGGACCGCTGCCTGCCTCACGGAAAATCCACAAGTCCGGCGTCCTGCATCCGCACATCAGGGTGCCGATGCGCGAAATCTCCGTCCATCCGACGGCAGGCGAACCGCCCGTCACCGTCTACGATCCGTCCGGCCCCTATACGGACCCGACTGTCGAAACCAGCATCGAAAATGGCCTCGCCCGGCTTCGCCACGAATGGATTACGGCACGCGGCGATGTCGAGGCCTATGACGGCCGCCATGTTCGGCCCGAAGACAATGGATTCGCCGTGGGCGAGCGCCTGACGCCGGAATTTCCGGTCCGCAACCGGCCGCTCAGGGCCAAGGCTGGCAAGGCAGTGACCCAGCTTGCCTACGCGCGCGCCGGCATCATCACGCCCGAAATGGAGTTCGTCGCCATCCGCGAGAACCTTGGACGCGAGATCATGCGCGGCAAGCTGCCGCGCGACGGTGAGAGCTTCGGCGCGGCTATTCCCGATTTCGTCACGCCGGAATTCGTGCGCGACGAGGTGGCGCGCGGGCGGGCGATCATTCCAGCCAACATCAATCATCCCGAGAGCGAACCGATGATCATCGGTCGCAGTTTCCTGGTGAAGATCAACGCCAATATCGGTAACTCGGCGGTCACCTCATCGATGGCCGAAGAGGTCGAAAAAATGGTCTGGGCGATCCGCTGGGGCGCCGATACGGTGATGGACCTGTCGACCGGCCGCAACATCCACAACATCCGCGACTGGATCGTTCGCAATGCGCCGGTGCCGATCGGCACGGTGCCACTCTATCAGGCGCTCGAGAAGGTCGGCGGCATTGCCGAGGACCTGACCTGGGAGGTGTACCGTGACACGCTGATCGAACAGGCCGAACAGGGGGTTGACTATTTCACCATCCACGCCGGCGTGCGGCTGCACTACATCCCGCTGACCGTTGACCGGGTCACGGGCATCGTGTCTCGCGGCGGTTCGATCATGGCCAAATGGTGCCTGCACCATCACCGGGAAAGCTTTCTCTATGAGCATTTCGCGGAGATATGTGACATCTGCCGCGCCTATGACGTGTCCTTCTCGCTAGGCGACGGCCTTCGTCCCGGCTCGATCGCCGATGCCAACGACGCGGCGCAATTCGCCGAGCTGGAAACGCTCGGCGAGTTGACGCAGATCGCCTGGGCAAAGGACTGCCAGGTGATGATCGAGGGCCCCGGCCACGTGCCGATGCACAAGATCAAGGAGAACATGGACAAGCAGCTCGCCGTCTGCGGCGAGGCGCCGTTCTATACGCTCGGACCGCTGACGACCGACATCGCGCCGGGCTATGACCACATCACCTCCGGCATCGGTGCTGCCATGATCGGCTGGTTCGGCACCGCCATGCTCTGCTACGTCACGCCGAAGGAGCATCTCGGCCTTCCCGATCGCAACGACGTCAAGATCGGCGTGATCACCTACAAGATCGCCGCCCATGCCGCCGATCTGGCGAAGGGCCATCCGGCAGCAAAAGTCAGGGATGATGCCCTTTCCCGCGCGCGCTTCGAGTTCCGCTGGGAGGACCAGTTCAACCTCTCGCTCGATCCCGAAACCGCGCGGTCTTTCCACGACCAGACCTTGCCCAAGGAGGCGCATAAGGTGGCACATTTCTGCTCGATGTGCGGACCAAAATTCTGCTCCATGCGTATCTCCCACGACATCCGCGCCGAGGCACAGAAAGAGGGCATGGCGGCGATGGCGGCGAAATACCGCGAGGGTGGCGATCTCTACATGCCGGCTGACAAGACCGGCGTACCGCTCATGCCAGAGGTGCCGGAGCCGTCATGA
- the thiS gene encoding sulfur carrier protein ThiS codes for MKLTVNGEAHEVAATTLAELLAVLDYEGDWLATAVNSDLVHKAKRAEFQLSDGDRIEILSPMQGG; via the coding sequence ATGAAACTGACCGTCAACGGCGAAGCGCATGAGGTTGCCGCCACCACGCTGGCGGAGCTGCTTGCCGTGCTCGACTATGAGGGCGATTGGCTGGCAACGGCCGTCAACAGCGATCTCGTACACAAAGCCAAGCGGGCGGAGTTCCAGTTGAGCGATGGCGACCGGATCGAAATCCTCTCACCCATGCAGGGAGGCTAG
- a CDS encoding FAD-binding oxidoreductase, with translation MADRFRSFGLATPPAPRAIRADDAIALLKGGQAKEGSLLAYGNGRSYGDSCQNRAGAVVDMRTLNHIRAFNAETGVLEADAGVLLSDIIAHAAPYGFFPAVVPGTQLVTLGGAIANDVHGKNHHRRGTFGCHVESFTLLRSDGKAYRCSATDNPRLFAATIGGMGLTGLILSASIRLMRVPSLDIVETTTPFRDLGEFFDLAEAADQANEYAVAWIDQLAGGRNSGRGLLFTGNHAEHGSHAAARAGGNLSVPFQPPFNVLNRPFLTAFNAAYRWKKGGPTIPRHTGYQGFFFPLDGVRDWNRLYGPNGLFQHQSVVPEEAARIVVPELLAAARQAGQGSFLTVLKRFGSIRSPALLSFPRPGYTLTLDFPNKGAATLALLGELDRITVAAGGAVNPYKDARMSAATFATSFADWPRLEALRDPAFMSDFWARTAGSIDLRRRGAEAAE, from the coding sequence ATGGCTGACCGTTTTCGCAGCTTCGGCCTTGCCACGCCGCCTGCGCCGCGTGCGATCCGCGCCGACGACGCCATTGCGCTGCTGAAGGGCGGCCAGGCGAAGGAAGGGTCGCTGCTGGCCTATGGCAATGGGCGTTCCTACGGCGATTCCTGCCAGAACCGGGCCGGCGCGGTCGTCGACATGCGGACGCTGAACCATATCCGCGCCTTCAACGCCGAGACCGGTGTGCTCGAAGCGGATGCCGGCGTGCTGTTGTCCGACATCATCGCGCACGCAGCACCCTACGGCTTCTTTCCGGCGGTGGTTCCGGGCACGCAATTGGTCACGCTTGGCGGCGCCATCGCCAATGACGTGCATGGCAAGAACCATCACCGGCGCGGCACGTTCGGCTGCCATGTCGAAAGCTTCACGCTGCTGCGGTCCGATGGGAAGGCCTATCGCTGCTCGGCCACGGACAATCCGCGCCTGTTTGCGGCGACCATCGGCGGCATGGGCCTGACCGGCCTGATCCTGTCGGCTTCGATCCGGCTGATGCGGGTGCCTTCGCTCGACATCGTCGAGACGACGACGCCATTTCGCGATCTGGGCGAATTCTTCGATCTGGCCGAAGCGGCGGATCAGGCCAATGAATATGCGGTGGCCTGGATCGACCAGCTCGCCGGCGGCCGCAACAGCGGGCGTGGGCTGCTGTTTACTGGCAATCACGCCGAGCATGGCTCGCATGCGGCCGCGCGCGCCGGCGGCAATCTTTCCGTGCCGTTCCAGCCGCCGTTCAATGTGCTCAACCGGCCGTTCCTGACTGCTTTCAACGCCGCCTACCGATGGAAGAAGGGCGGGCCGACGATACCGCGCCACACCGGCTATCAAGGCTTCTTCTTTCCGCTCGACGGGGTGCGCGACTGGAACCGGCTTTATGGTCCAAACGGGCTGTTCCAGCACCAGAGCGTGGTGCCGGAAGAGGCTGCGCGCATCGTCGTGCCGGAACTGCTCGCGGCAGCCCGGCAAGCCGGGCAGGGGTCTTTCCTCACCGTGCTGAAGCGCTTCGGTTCGATCCGCTCGCCGGCGCTGCTGTCGTTCCCGCGCCCAGGCTACACGCTGACGCTGGATTTCCCCAACAAGGGAGCTGCCACGCTCGCTTTGCTTGGCGAGCTCGACCGCATCACGGTCGCGGCCGGCGGAGCGGTCAATCCCTACAAGGATGCGCGCATGAGTGCTGCGACCTTTGCTACTTCCTTTGCGGACTGGCCGAGACTGGAAGCGCTGCGCGACCCCGCCTTCATGTCCGACTTCTGGGCGCGTACGGCTGGCAGCATCGACCTGCGGCGGCGCGGCGCTGAGGCGGCGGAATAG
- a CDS encoding EamA family transporter: MKYIVFILFTVMTNAAAQLMLKQGMMSLGPISFEGVNPLVKLLQIVFSPWVFLGLCTFVISMASHLYVLSKVELSFAYPFLSLAYVAVAIFAYFVFREDLNGWRIAGIACICVGTVLIAQSGRGHEDQTASITPDKIPANEIVR; this comes from the coding sequence ATGAAATATATCGTCTTCATTCTCTTTACGGTCATGACCAATGCCGCTGCGCAGCTGATGCTGAAGCAAGGCATGATGTCGCTTGGGCCAATCTCGTTCGAGGGCGTCAATCCGCTCGTCAAGCTGCTGCAGATCGTCTTCAGCCCCTGGGTGTTCCTCGGCCTATGCACCTTCGTGATCTCCATGGCCTCGCACCTCTATGTGCTGTCCAAGGTCGAGCTTTCCTTTGCCTATCCCTTCCTCAGCCTTGCCTATGTCGCTGTCGCCATCTTCGCCTATTTCGTCTTCCGCGAAGACCTCAATGGCTGGCGCATCGCCGGCATCGCCTGCATCTGCGTCGGCACCGTGCTGATCGCGCAAAGTGGGCGAGGGCATGAAGACCAGACCGCTTCCATCACGCCCGACAAGATCCCAGCAAACGAGATCGTTCGATGA